A stretch of Kaistella flava (ex Peng et al. 2021) DNA encodes these proteins:
- a CDS encoding response regulator transcription factor, translated as MSKSITFLLGDDHNIVRQGLQFVIEDVVENTEINHASSLDQILSQLKSNSFDIAILDAQFPDGNSLSIIAEIKRLQPEIKILIFTSFEEDNYSLKFINEGADGFLNKLSEEAEIQNAIQEMIEKGSSFPPFTTKMLQLSDEHIALLNPLNQLTERELEIAVLYAKGFGNLEIANSLSLRQNTISTFKKRIFDKLKVETLVDLIDLVRTHHDL; from the coding sequence ATGAGTAAATCGATAACATTTCTGTTGGGTGATGATCACAATATTGTCCGTCAAGGTCTTCAGTTTGTAATTGAAGATGTGGTTGAAAATACAGAAATTAATCATGCTTCGAGTTTGGATCAAATTTTAAGTCAATTAAAATCGAATTCTTTTGACATTGCCATCCTAGATGCACAGTTCCCTGATGGAAATTCACTTTCAATTATTGCTGAAATTAAGCGACTTCAACCCGAAATTAAAATTCTGATTTTCACCAGTTTTGAAGAGGATAACTATTCCTTAAAATTCATTAATGAAGGTGCAGATGGTTTTCTCAACAAGTTAAGTGAAGAAGCTGAAATTCAAAATGCCATTCAGGAAATGATTGAAAAAGGAAGTTCGTTTCCGCCGTTTACCACAAAAATGTTACAATTGTCTGATGAACATATTGCGCTTTTAAATCCTTTAAACCAACTCACCGAAAGAGAATTAGAGATTGCTGTTTTGTATGCAAAAGGATTTGGAAACCTTGAAATTGCAAACAGTTTGTCACTTCGACAAAATACCATAAGCACCTTTAAGAAAAGGATATTTGATAAACTTAAAGTCGAAACCTTGGTTGATTTAATTGACCTGGTAAGAACGCATCACGATCTCTAA
- a CDS encoding ATP-binding protein translates to MIYKTKYRQLIHYSLIACALCIQVIICIFIYNEYFNGKKLEVIQSQIQETHVLKNLMEDSRKDLLSAQDNLQKYVFDNDKKYLEAYFQSLRNLNKNLDRISAYKNINPTLKNFIDSRKSELSKLPDLEKSINSVYREFQKPSPEKVAFKIKDFEIKSIPRKSDTKIEYRLDSVEKKNFLGRLKSAVKNDVDVQRELTIISTQYGDSVNTDQIKTSLDSTINAVNRHYGKEIKKYESGIMASQTKNNNLYQIYDQLIVYSNNWMGIYNIAVSDFSKNLEKDLYEQNSINNKIRRYSVLGLMILMFFVMIVVVYYNRQSYLYEKKLKLAYEEINKNLNFKNKILGMLSHEIRSPLKIINIFIDRISRKTKDENIADYLKTIKFTNNSLLIQANQILEYTKNQEKKVELRPIEFNLRNEIESILRAFEPYIESKNNVFEVRNDIDMETVVLADNIKIHQVFTNILGNANKFTEDGKIEVNIDTTYVTDKILKLNVTVSDTGAGISKSDIKKIFEPYFQGVLSTEIDNLGAGLGLNLCKEIIDLFHGTISAQSTLGQGTTVTFAINLNIVK, encoded by the coding sequence ATGATTTATAAAACTAAATACAGACAACTTATTCATTATTCGCTCATTGCGTGTGCGTTGTGTATTCAAGTCATCATTTGCATCTTTATTTACAATGAATATTTTAATGGAAAGAAATTAGAAGTTATTCAGAGTCAAATTCAGGAAACTCATGTGCTGAAAAATTTAATGGAAGATTCCCGAAAAGATTTATTGAGCGCGCAGGATAATTTGCAGAAGTATGTTTTTGATAATGACAAAAAATATTTAGAAGCGTATTTTCAGTCTTTACGAAATTTGAATAAAAATCTGGACCGCATCAGTGCTTATAAAAATATCAATCCTACTTTAAAAAATTTCATCGATTCCAGGAAATCTGAACTTTCAAAACTTCCTGATTTAGAAAAATCGATTAATTCTGTTTATCGAGAGTTTCAAAAACCTTCACCAGAGAAAGTAGCTTTTAAAATTAAAGATTTTGAGATCAAAAGTATTCCTAGAAAGTCTGATACCAAAATAGAATATCGCCTGGACAGCGTGGAGAAAAAGAATTTTCTTGGGCGGCTGAAATCTGCCGTCAAAAACGATGTAGATGTTCAACGAGAATTGACGATTATTTCAACCCAATACGGAGATTCTGTAAATACAGACCAGATTAAAACGTCTCTCGACAGCACAATAAATGCGGTTAACAGACATTATGGTAAGGAAATAAAGAAGTATGAATCTGGCATTATGGCTTCTCAAACGAAGAATAATAATCTGTATCAGATTTACGACCAGTTGATTGTTTACAGCAATAACTGGATGGGAATTTATAATATTGCCGTAAGTGATTTCAGTAAAAATCTGGAAAAAGATCTCTATGAACAAAATTCGATTAATAATAAAATTAGAAGATATTCGGTTTTAGGATTAATGATTTTGATGTTCTTTGTAATGATTGTCGTGGTTTATTATAACAGACAATCTTATTTGTACGAGAAAAAACTGAAATTGGCTTATGAAGAAATTAATAAAAACCTGAACTTTAAAAATAAAATTTTGGGAATGTTGAGTCACGAAATTCGTTCACCTTTGAAAATCATCAATATTTTTATTGACCGAATAAGCAGAAAGACAAAAGATGAAAATATTGCAGATTATCTGAAAACGATAAAATTCACCAATAATTCCTTATTAATTCAGGCCAATCAAATTTTGGAATACACCAAAAATCAAGAAAAAAAAGTTGAATTAAGACCAATCGAATTTAATCTTAGAAATGAAATAGAATCGATATTAAGAGCATTTGAACCTTACATCGAATCGAAGAATAATGTCTTTGAAGTACGAAATGACATCGATATGGAAACAGTTGTTCTAGCTGATAATATTAAAATTCATCAGGTTTTCACGAACATTTTGGGGAATGCAAATAAGTTTACGGAAGATGGTAAAATTGAAGTAAATATAGATACGACTTACGTTACCGACAAAATTTTAAAACTAAACGTTACGGTTTCGGACACAGGAGCGGGAATTTCGAAATCGGATATTAAGAAGATTTTTGAACCTTATTTTCAAGGAGTTCTTTCCACAGAAATTGATAATCTTGGCGCAGGTTTAGGTTTAAATTTATGCAAGGAAATTATCGATCTTTTTCATGGAACTATTTCTGCGCAAAGTACTTTAGGACAAGGAACAACCGTAACTTTCGCCATTAATCTGAATATTGTAAAATGA
- the pcaF gene encoding 3-oxoadipyl-CoA thiolase, producing MNNAYIIDGTRSAIGNFKGSLAPVRTDDLMASVLKSLIEKNPDLPLDKIDDVIIGCANQAGEDNRNVARMALLLAGIPINVPGETVNRLCASGMSSIVQAMRAIRSGEGDLFISGGVEGMSRAPYVLSKSESAFGTDSKMFDSSFGWRFVNPAMEKMYGIDAMGKTAENLAAKYNISREEQDEFALNSQMKATKAQESGRFAEEISEIRIPQRKGDAIVINTDEFIKPTSTLEILGKLRPAFMKENGTVTAGNASGLNDGAAAVIIASDEAVKNYNLKPLAKIVSSAVVGVEPSIMGIGPVEATKLALKRANLTLDQIDIIELNEAFAAQSIACLKELGIANDDARVNVNGGAIALGHPLGMSGTRITYSAALELQKTGKKYALATMCIGVGQGYAVILENVNI from the coding sequence ATGAATAACGCATATATCATCGATGGAACCCGTTCTGCGATTGGAAATTTTAAAGGAAGTTTGGCACCAGTTAGAACTGATGATTTAATGGCTTCTGTTTTAAAAAGTTTAATTGAAAAAAATCCAGATTTACCTTTAGATAAAATTGATGATGTGATTATTGGTTGCGCGAACCAGGCGGGTGAAGACAACCGTAATGTTGCGAGAATGGCTTTGCTTCTGGCTGGAATTCCAATTAATGTTCCGGGAGAAACAGTTAACAGATTGTGTGCTTCTGGAATGAGCTCGATTGTTCAAGCGATGAGAGCGATCAGATCTGGTGAAGGTGATTTGTTTATTTCTGGTGGCGTTGAAGGAATGTCCAGAGCGCCTTACGTTCTTTCTAAATCCGAATCGGCTTTCGGAACAGATTCTAAAATGTTTGATTCCAGTTTTGGATGGCGTTTCGTAAATCCTGCGATGGAGAAAATGTACGGCATTGATGCGATGGGAAAAACTGCTGAAAATTTAGCTGCTAAATATAATATTTCGCGCGAAGAACAAGATGAATTTGCTTTAAATTCTCAAATGAAAGCGACCAAAGCTCAAGAAAGTGGGAGATTTGCAGAAGAAATTTCTGAGATTAGAATTCCACAAAGAAAAGGTGATGCGATTGTTATTAATACAGATGAATTCATCAAGCCAACTTCTACTTTAGAGATTTTAGGAAAATTGCGACCAGCGTTCATGAAGGAAAACGGAACGGTTACCGCAGGAAATGCTTCGGGATTAAATGACGGTGCTGCTGCCGTAATTATCGCTTCAGATGAGGCAGTTAAAAATTATAATTTAAAACCTTTAGCTAAAATCGTAAGTTCCGCCGTAGTTGGCGTTGAACCGAGCATTATGGGAATCGGTCCTGTTGAAGCCACAAAATTAGCCTTAAAGAGAGCCAACTTAACTTTAGATCAAATTGATATTATCGAATTGAATGAAGCTTTCGCAGCACAAAGTATCGCGTGTCTAAAAGAATTGGGAATCGCAAATGATGATGCTCGAGTTAACGTCAATGGCGGTGCAATCGCACTCGGCCATCCACTTGGTATGAGCGGAACCAGAATTACTTATTCTGCTGCTCTTGAACTTCAGAAAACGGGTAAGAAATATGCGTTGGCAACAATGTGTATAGGCGTTGGACAAGGTTACGCCGTGATTCTGGAAAATGTAAATATCTAA
- a CDS encoding VOC family protein → MATINPYLTFDGNCEEAFNFYKSVFGGDFPMVGKFGDMPAQEGMPPLPEDAKNRIMHITLPISTETILMGSDTMPGMHNHKIGNNISLSINTNSKEEADKIFEGLSEGGVVTMPLNDTFWGAYFGMWTDKFGINWMVNYDDPAKVQAH, encoded by the coding sequence ATGGCAACAATTAATCCTTATTTAACCTTCGACGGCAATTGCGAAGAAGCATTCAATTTTTACAAATCAGTTTTCGGTGGTGATTTTCCAATGGTCGGAAAATTTGGAGATATGCCAGCACAAGAAGGGATGCCGCCACTTCCCGAGGATGCCAAAAACAGAATCATGCACATCACGCTCCCGATTTCGACCGAAACAATTTTGATGGGCAGCGACACGATGCCGGGAATGCACAATCATAAAATTGGCAACAATATTTCACTTTCCATCAATACCAATTCTAAAGAAGAAGCCGACAAAATTTTTGAAGGACTATCTGAAGGTGGAGTAGTAACAATGCCACTCAACGATACTTTTTGGGGCGCTTATTTCGGAATGTGGACCGACAAATTTGGCATCAATTGGATGGTGAATTATGATGATCCGGCCAAAGTTCAGGCACATTAA
- a CDS encoding DUF1569 domain-containing protein yields the protein MQDIFNAKEAQNYIDRINKLSPETKGKWGTMTVDQMLTHCNVTYEMVYEPQKHKAPSGIAKFILKNFVKSKVVGEKSYSQNSPTAPQFKIKGDQDFDLEKKRLIGFIQKTQQLGREAFDGKESFSFGKLKAQEWNNMFAKHLNHHLEQFGV from the coding sequence ATGCAAGATATCTTCAACGCCAAAGAAGCGCAGAACTACATCGACAGAATCAATAAACTTTCTCCCGAAACAAAAGGGAAGTGGGGAACAATGACGGTTGACCAAATGTTGACACATTGTAACGTGACTTACGAAATGGTTTATGAGCCTCAAAAACATAAAGCACCAAGTGGAATCGCGAAATTCATTTTAAAGAATTTTGTAAAATCAAAAGTGGTCGGAGAAAAATCTTATTCACAAAATTCTCCCACTGCGCCACAATTTAAAATTAAAGGCGATCAGGATTTCGATTTAGAAAAAAAACGATTAATCGGCTTTATTCAGAAGACACAACAGTTAGGACGCGAAGCCTTTGACGGAAAAGAATCGTTCTCCTTCGGAAAACTAAAAGCTCAGGAATGGAATAATATGTTTGCGAAACATTTGAATCATCATCTAGAACAATTTGGAGTTTAA
- a CDS encoding Crp/Fnr family transcriptional regulator, producing the protein MKLLDQISKYIKVDAVTEDFFRNETQTKTFPKGELLSHQNTHNRNVYYMEEGLARTYYFEKGKDITTNFYSEGKSFGSIDTIFANVPSIYNIETLEESTITFCDYKKLEELCSVSLTSANFSRFLLGNLMTQMSKRVSSLQHMTAKEKYSQLLEENPNIILRAPLGMIASYLGISQETLSRIRSEI; encoded by the coding sequence GTGAAACTTCTTGACCAAATTTCAAAATACATAAAAGTAGACGCTGTTACCGAGGATTTTTTCCGAAACGAAACGCAGACAAAAACTTTTCCGAAAGGCGAATTATTAAGCCATCAAAATACCCACAACCGAAATGTTTATTACATGGAAGAAGGTTTGGCGAGAACCTATTATTTTGAAAAAGGAAAAGATATCACCACCAATTTTTATTCAGAAGGAAAATCATTTGGCAGCATCGACACGATTTTTGCAAATGTTCCTTCCATCTATAATATCGAAACTTTAGAAGAAAGTACCATCACTTTTTGCGATTATAAAAAGTTAGAAGAATTGTGTTCAGTTTCTTTGACTTCCGCTAATTTCAGTCGGTTTCTTTTGGGGAATTTAATGACACAAATGTCCAAACGAGTGAGTTCATTGCAACACATGACTGCGAAAGAAAAATACTCCCAACTTTTGGAGGAAAATCCAAATATTATTCTGCGAGCACCTTTGGGAATGATTGCTTCTTATCTTGGGATTTCACAGGAAACATTAAGTAGAATCAGAAGTGAAATTTAA
- a CDS encoding ABC transporter permease, which yields MKQIRYLLKREFRLFLTNKTLISVFFLAPVFYALLIGFTYQSGKVENIPVIVVNHDNTPLSDQLLEMLQDSKSLKILSYINEPANLKDETIKTEAAAVIIIPERFEAMMLQKKYPEVNVYVNTSNVLTANFATKAIQLTLGTFSAGAEIKALQKKGMTADLAKTQFEPFKSNYITLFNTTSNYLIFMWPAMMAVVLQQVILLAMAVSFSEEFKRESFIKDFAGKEKYAVAVMAIKCLPIWVFANFNILFFYLCSLYFKIPVPDNVWNFFLITAVFVVAATNLGVLVSIVIPDALKATQYLMVIASPAFIISGFTWPTYAMPEFIKNFTAIIPLTRYLEALKIMVVQNGSAILTKKYLVHLFILGWVYFILGWIALKIKIHFLFKKYKISQNQEVESITK from the coding sequence ATGAAACAAATAAGATATTTATTAAAAAGAGAATTCCGCCTGTTCTTAACGAACAAAACCTTGATTTCGGTTTTCTTTTTAGCGCCGGTTTTCTATGCGTTGCTCATCGGATTTACCTATCAATCAGGGAAAGTAGAAAACATTCCCGTGATCGTGGTGAATCACGACAATACGCCTTTATCCGACCAACTTTTGGAAATGCTGCAGGACAGTAAATCTTTGAAAATATTAAGTTATATCAACGAACCTGCAAATCTGAAAGATGAAACTATAAAAACGGAAGCAGCTGCTGTGATCATCATTCCCGAACGTTTTGAAGCCATGATGCTTCAGAAAAAATATCCGGAAGTGAATGTTTATGTGAATACTTCAAACGTTTTGACCGCGAATTTTGCCACGAAAGCCATTCAGTTAACGCTCGGAACTTTTTCTGCCGGCGCGGAAATAAAAGCACTGCAAAAAAAAGGAATGACTGCAGATTTGGCGAAAACCCAATTTGAACCTTTCAAATCGAATTATATAACGCTCTTCAACACGACCAGTAATTACCTGATTTTCATGTGGCCTGCGATGATGGCGGTCGTTTTACAGCAGGTAATTCTATTGGCAATGGCAGTCTCGTTTTCCGAAGAATTTAAAAGAGAATCGTTTATCAAAGATTTTGCGGGAAAAGAAAAATATGCGGTTGCCGTTATGGCGATAAAATGTCTGCCGATCTGGGTTTTTGCGAATTTCAACATTCTTTTCTTCTATCTGTGCAGCCTCTATTTCAAAATTCCCGTCCCGGATAATGTGTGGAATTTCTTCCTAATCACCGCAGTTTTTGTTGTGGCAGCAACCAATCTCGGCGTTTTGGTAAGTATCGTAATTCCGGATGCGCTGAAAGCGACTCAGTATTTAATGGTGATCGCGTCACCTGCATTTATCATAAGTGGATTTACGTGGCCGACTTACGCAATGCCGGAATTTATCAAAAATTTTACGGCGATTATTCCTTTAACGCGTTATTTAGAAGCGCTGAAGATTATGGTTGTTCAAAACGGATCTGCAATTTTGACTAAAAAATATCTGGTTCACCTTTTTATATTAGGTTGGGTGTATTTTATTTTAGGCTGGATTGCTTTAAAAATTAAAATCCATTTCCTTTTCAAAAAATATAAAATATCTCAGAATCAGGAAGTTGAAAGTATAACCAAATAA
- a CDS encoding HlyD family secretion protein produces MKNTVLTSLALVSVITLSGCKESKPEREIVGKTKKEVISFAPKLTGRILAIKVEEGQTVKVGDTLAILDVPEVSAKIAQAKGATSAAKAQVQMAQNGATADQLRQLKAKQKGLQEQFQYAQKSFNRAKNMYHDSLLSPQNYDEYFAKYQGAKAQLDAVNAELHDVQAGTRYEKIEMAQGQANQAMGALQEANIANSEKYIIATNDMEIETIALNKGELATAGYPLFTGYIPETSYFRFTIPESKIAKYQKGMTVKMLVNYNNKEFTGKIVAIKQLAKYADITTAFPDYEPEEAIYEIKVVPENQKAARDILVNSNVTLK; encoded by the coding sequence ATGAAAAATACTGTATTAACATCTTTGGCTTTGGTAAGTGTCATCACACTTTCAGGCTGTAAAGAGTCAAAACCTGAAAGAGAAATTGTCGGCAAAACGAAAAAGGAAGTTATTTCTTTTGCACCAAAACTCACCGGAAGAATTTTAGCCATTAAAGTAGAAGAAGGGCAAACCGTAAAAGTTGGCGATACGCTCGCAATTTTAGATGTTCCCGAAGTTTCCGCGAAAATTGCGCAGGCAAAAGGCGCAACTTCTGCCGCAAAAGCCCAGGTTCAGATGGCACAAAATGGTGCCACCGCTGATCAGCTTCGTCAATTGAAAGCAAAACAAAAAGGATTACAAGAGCAGTTTCAATATGCTCAAAAATCTTTCAACAGAGCGAAAAACATGTATCATGACAGCTTACTTTCTCCCCAAAATTACGATGAATATTTTGCAAAATATCAAGGAGCAAAAGCACAATTAGACGCGGTGAATGCTGAACTTCATGATGTGCAAGCTGGGACGCGATACGAAAAAATTGAAATGGCTCAAGGTCAGGCGAATCAGGCGATGGGCGCTTTGCAGGAAGCAAATATTGCGAATTCTGAAAAATACATCATTGCCACAAATGACATGGAAATCGAAACTATTGCATTAAACAAAGGAGAATTGGCAACAGCAGGTTATCCATTGTTTACCGGTTATATTCCAGAAACTTCTTATTTCAGATTTACCATTCCTGAAAGCAAAATTGCAAAATATCAAAAAGGAATGACCGTAAAAATGTTGGTTAATTACAACAATAAAGAATTTACCGGAAAAATTGTCGCCATCAAACAATTGGCGAAATACGCAGATATTACGACGGCTTTCCCTGATTACGAACCGGAAGAAGCAATTTATGAAATTAAAGTTGTTCCAGAAAATCAGAAGGCCGCGAGAGATATTTTGGTGAATTCAAATGTGACTTTAAAGTAA
- a CDS encoding TolC family protein → MKTFKNNLGKLLLFFPALIFAQQAPTLQELIDNALVNDGTLTQQTLENKYTKLDDQKLKDVFLPKVDVSGKAGYLYASAHLKSPEFGIPAIPGIFPGAVIREGQLDNNLNISGLSTLAKAEASMLLYSGGKVKYLKEANKEKNISENLLMQKSRDEIITEVSKAYDQIALVQESKKVLDEAKKRLDINRKTADKALGYGLITPYDRKKIELAQATLDSKLVEYEGKKELLITQIEILTGIERERIALIQPQLQTISYEVLDQNIENRVEIQALDHGIKATDFKIKAEQRWWVPKVQAQTSLSYFGLFNSNIGTSKELLPNTGKKLDLNPANTSVFPLFQAGVGFKWDVFDGNEGKHLVEKAKIEKEILENKKRDASKKLNLNLANNQTNYTIANAQIKLKEKSREIAKEGLEQVEKEFRYGTKTSSALIDAENDLENAELELQTAIFNQRRSAIELMKSTQNLQIEKL, encoded by the coding sequence ATGAAAACCTTTAAAAATAATTTGGGCAAACTGCTGCTATTTTTTCCAGCATTAATTTTTGCGCAACAGGCACCGACTTTACAGGAATTAATTGACAACGCTTTGGTGAACGATGGAACATTAACCCAACAAACCCTTGAAAATAAATATACCAAACTCGATGATCAAAAACTGAAAGATGTTTTTCTTCCCAAAGTTGATGTCTCTGGGAAAGCTGGTTATCTGTATGCGAGTGCTCATCTAAAATCGCCGGAATTCGGTATTCCCGCAATTCCAGGAATTTTTCCCGGCGCTGTAATTCGGGAAGGTCAACTCGATAATAATCTCAATATTTCGGGCCTTTCTACTTTAGCCAAGGCTGAAGCCAGTATGCTTTTATACTCGGGCGGAAAAGTGAAATACCTGAAAGAAGCGAATAAAGAAAAAAATATTTCAGAAAACCTGTTGATGCAAAAAAGCCGCGACGAGATCATTACCGAAGTTTCAAAAGCGTATGACCAAATCGCATTGGTTCAGGAATCAAAAAAAGTTTTGGACGAAGCGAAAAAGCGTTTGGACATCAATAGAAAAACGGCTGATAAAGCTTTAGGTTATGGACTGATTACGCCATATGACCGGAAAAAAATCGAATTGGCGCAGGCAACTTTAGATTCTAAATTAGTAGAATACGAAGGAAAAAAAGAATTGCTGATTACCCAGATCGAAATATTAACCGGAATCGAAAGAGAAAGAATTGCCTTAATTCAACCACAATTGCAAACCATTTCCTACGAAGTTCTTGATCAAAATATTGAAAATAGAGTAGAAATACAGGCATTGGATCATGGTATTAAAGCGACCGATTTTAAAATTAAAGCCGAGCAAAGATGGTGGGTTCCGAAAGTTCAGGCGCAGACTTCACTGAGTTATTTCGGTCTGTTCAACAGTAATATCGGAACTTCTAAAGAACTCTTGCCAAACACAGGAAAAAAACTGGATCTGAATCCTGCGAATACAAGTGTATTCCCTTTATTTCAGGCCGGAGTTGGTTTTAAATGGGATGTTTTTGATGGTAATGAAGGAAAGCATTTGGTTGAAAAAGCAAAAATTGAAAAAGAGATTTTAGAAAATAAAAAGCGCGACGCTTCTAAAAAACTGAATTTGAATTTAGCCAACAATCAAACCAATTACACGATTGCCAACGCGCAAATTAAGTTGAAAGAAAAATCCCGTGAGATTGCGAAAGAAGGTTTAGAGCAAGTTGAAAAAGAATTTCGATATGGAACAAAAACTTCATCAGCTTTGATCGATGCTGAAAATGATTTAGAAAATGCCGAGCTGGAATTGCAAACTGCTATTTTTAATCAAAGAAGAAGCGCCATCGAACTTATGAAATCGACTCAGAACTTGCAGATTGAAAAACTTTAA